In a single window of the Elaeis guineensis isolate ETL-2024a chromosome 6, EG11, whole genome shotgun sequence genome:
- the LOC105047515 gene encoding serine/threonine-protein phosphatase PP1 → MDEGLLDDIITRLLAVKSGRGATKTVQLTEAEIRQLCVSSKGIFLSQPNLLELEAPIKICGDIHGQYSDLLRLFEYGGFPPAANYLFLGDYVDRGKQSIETICLLLAYKIKYRENFFLLRGNHECASINRIYGFYDECKRRFNVRLWKVFTDCFNCLPVAALIDEKILCMHGGLSPDLKNLDQIRNIARPVDVPDQGLLCDLLWADPDKDIEGWGENDRGVSYTFGPDRVSEFLQKQDLDLICRAHQVVEDGYEFFAKRQLVTLFSAPNYCGEFDNAGAMMSVDDTLTCSFQILKPLDKKGRFGFGNNLLKPGTPPRKGGKG, encoded by the exons ATGGATGAGGGCTTGTTGGACGATATCATAACGCGGCTTCTTGCGGTGAAGAGCGGGAGGGGGGCGACGAAGACGGTACAGCTGACCGAGGCGGAGATCCGGCAGCTCTGCGTCTCCTCCAAGGGGATCTTCCTCAGCCAGCCTAATCTTTTGGAGCTCGAGGCGCCGATCAAGATTTGCG GAGATATTCATGGTCAGTATTCTGATCTTCTCCGGTTGTTTGAGTATGGTGGCTTTCCGCCAGCTGCAAACTATCTATTTCTTGGGGACTATGTTGATCGGGGCAAACAGAGCATAGAGACCATATGTCTCCTCCTTGCATataagataaagtacagagaaaaCTTCTTTCTTCTGAGGGGCAACCATGAGTGTGCTTCCATTAATCGTATCTATGGGTTTTATGATGAGTGCAAGAGAAGGTTTAATGTTCGGCTATGGAAAGTTTTTACTGATTGTTTCAACTGCCTTCCAGTGGCTGCGCTTATTGATGAAAAGATACTCTGCATGCATGGGGGGTTGTCACCTGACTTGAAAAACTTGGATCAGATCCGAAATATTGCTAGACCAGTGGATGTACCAGACCAAGGCCTCCTTTGTGATCTGTTATGGGCTGACCCTGACAAAGATATTGAAGGCTGGGGTGAAAATGATAGAGGTGTCTCCTATACTTTTGGGCCTGACAGAGTCTCTGAGTTCCTTCAGAAGCAAGACTTGGACCTCATCTGTCGAGCTCACCAG GTTGTGGAAGATGGTTATGAGTTTTTTGCAAAACGCCAGCTGGTGACTCTGTTTTCTGCACCAAACTATTGTGGGGAGTTTGACAATGCTGGTGCCATGATGAGTGTAGATGATACTTTGACCTGTTCTTTCCAGATCTTGAAACCATTAGATAAGAAAGGAAGATTTGGATTTGGAAACAACTTATTGAAACCAGGGACTCCTCCTAGAAAG GGTGGAAAAGGTTAA